A section of the Tamandua tetradactyla isolate mTamTet1 chromosome 4, mTamTet1.pri, whole genome shotgun sequence genome encodes:
- the CD1D gene encoding antigen-presenting glycoprotein CD1d isoform X2 has product MLNIISLLEPRPSKLFTETRNPVGKLPQVRECDRHSSLQLTQPAARQATCATTAASQARPKAKAQGEPEWQCCQRREVGPGRGRPRGAAWDGKQRSQLRGGCLGELPAPGIMRYLPFLLLWGLPQVWRTSKALQSPVSLRCLQLSSFANSSWTRTDASAWLGELQTHSWSNDSDTIRFLRPWAQGNISDLQWGELQRLFQVYRSSVTRDIQDFVKMLHLTYPIEVQVSAGCDLQPGNVSESFFHAAFQGGDILTFQGTSWEPAPGAPLWVQTVSKVLNQDKGTSETVQWLLGDTCPRFVSGLLEAGKSDLEKQVKPEAWLSSGPSPAPGRLLLVCHVSGFHPKPVWVMWMRGEQEQPGTQRGDVLPNADETWWVRVTLDVAAGEASGLACRVRHSSLGGQDIILYWDGSHLSVVWITLAVLLFAVLIVGFTWWCRRRRFYQGIP; this is encoded by the exons atgctgaacatcatcagccttcttgaaccaag GCCATCCAAACTCTTCACGGAAACAAGAAACCCGGTTGGGAAACTTCCTCAAGTAAGGGAATGTGACCGACACAGCTCTCTGCAGCTCACGCAGCCAGCGGCAAGGCAAGCCACCTGTGCCACGACAGCGGCGTCGCAAGCCAGACCGAAAGCGAAGGCGCAAGGAGAGCCGGAGTGGCAGTGCTGCCAGCGACGGGAGGTGGGACCTGGCCGGGGACGCCCGCGGGGAGCGGCCTGGGACGGAAAGCAGAGGTCGCAGCTCCGTGGCGGATGCCTCGGTGAGCTTCCCGCGCCCGGCATTATGCGCTACCTGCCGTTTCTGCTGCTCTGGGGGCTCCCCCAAGTTTGGAGAACTTCTAAAG CTCTGCAAAGCCCTGTCTCCCTCCGCTGCCTCCAGCTCTCCTCCTTCGCCAACAGCAGCTGGACGCGCACAGACGCCTCGGCGTGGCTCGGGGAGCTGCAGACCCACAGCTGGAGCAACGACTCGGACACCATCCGCTTCCTGCGGCCCTGGGCCCAGGGCAACATCAGCGACTTGCAGTGGGGGGAGCTGCAGCGTTTATTTCAGGTTTATCGTAGCAGCGTCACCAGGGACATTCAAGATTTCGTCAAAATGCTGCATTTAACCT ATCCCATTGAGGTCCAGGTGTCTGCAGGCTGTGACCTGCAACCTGGGAACGTCTCAGAAAGCTTCTTCCATGCTGCATTTCAAGGAGGAGATATCCTCACTTTCCAAGGAACTTCATGGGAGCCTGCACCAGGGGCCCCACTTTGGGTCCAGACAGTCAGCAAAGTGCTCAACCAGGACAAAGGGACTTCTGAGACAGTGCAGTGGCTCCTCGGTGACACCTGCCCCCGCTTTGTCAGCGGCCTCCTTGAGGCAGGGAAGTCAGACCTGGAAAAGCAAG TGAAGCCCGAGGCCTGGCTGTCCAGCGGCCCCTCTCCTGCTCCTGGCCGGCTGCTGCTGGTGTGCCACGTCTCGGGATTCCACCCTAAGCCCGTGTGGGTGATGTGGATGCGGGGTGAGCAGGAGCAGCCGGGCACTCAGCGAGGAGACGTCCTGCCCAACGCTGATGAGACGTGGTGGGTCCGGGTGACCCTGGATGTGGCAGCTGGAGAGGCGTCTGGCCTGGCCTGCCGCGTGAGACACAGCAGTCTAGGCGGCCAAGACATCATCCTCTATTGGG
- the CD1D gene encoding antigen-presenting glycoprotein CD1d isoform X1, whose protein sequence is MLNIISLLEPRPSKLFTETRNPVGKLPQVRECDRHSSLQLTQPAARQATCATTAASQARPKAKAQGEPEWQCCQRREVGPGRGRPRGAAWDGKQRSQLRGGCLGELPAPGIMRYLPFLLLWGLPQVWRTSKALQSPVSLRCLQLSSFANSSWTRTDASAWLGELQTHSWSNDSDTIRFLRPWAQGNISDLQWGELQRLFQVYRSSVTRDIQDFVKMLHLTYPIEVQVSAGCDLQPGNVSESFFHAAFQGGDILTFQGTSWEPAPGAPLWVQTVSKVLNQDKGTSETVQWLLGDTCPRFVSGLLEAGKSDLEKQVKPEAWLSSGPSPAPGRLLLVCHVSGFHPKPVWVMWMRGEQEQPGTQRGDVLPNADETWWVRVTLDVAAGEASGLACRVRHSSLGGQDIILYWADGSHLSVVWITLAVLLFAVLIVGFTWWCRRRRFYQGIP, encoded by the exons atgctgaacatcatcagccttcttgaaccaag GCCATCCAAACTCTTCACGGAAACAAGAAACCCGGTTGGGAAACTTCCTCAAGTAAGGGAATGTGACCGACACAGCTCTCTGCAGCTCACGCAGCCAGCGGCAAGGCAAGCCACCTGTGCCACGACAGCGGCGTCGCAAGCCAGACCGAAAGCGAAGGCGCAAGGAGAGCCGGAGTGGCAGTGCTGCCAGCGACGGGAGGTGGGACCTGGCCGGGGACGCCCGCGGGGAGCGGCCTGGGACGGAAAGCAGAGGTCGCAGCTCCGTGGCGGATGCCTCGGTGAGCTTCCCGCGCCCGGCATTATGCGCTACCTGCCGTTTCTGCTGCTCTGGGGGCTCCCCCAAGTTTGGAGAACTTCTAAAG CTCTGCAAAGCCCTGTCTCCCTCCGCTGCCTCCAGCTCTCCTCCTTCGCCAACAGCAGCTGGACGCGCACAGACGCCTCGGCGTGGCTCGGGGAGCTGCAGACCCACAGCTGGAGCAACGACTCGGACACCATCCGCTTCCTGCGGCCCTGGGCCCAGGGCAACATCAGCGACTTGCAGTGGGGGGAGCTGCAGCGTTTATTTCAGGTTTATCGTAGCAGCGTCACCAGGGACATTCAAGATTTCGTCAAAATGCTGCATTTAACCT ATCCCATTGAGGTCCAGGTGTCTGCAGGCTGTGACCTGCAACCTGGGAACGTCTCAGAAAGCTTCTTCCATGCTGCATTTCAAGGAGGAGATATCCTCACTTTCCAAGGAACTTCATGGGAGCCTGCACCAGGGGCCCCACTTTGGGTCCAGACAGTCAGCAAAGTGCTCAACCAGGACAAAGGGACTTCTGAGACAGTGCAGTGGCTCCTCGGTGACACCTGCCCCCGCTTTGTCAGCGGCCTCCTTGAGGCAGGGAAGTCAGACCTGGAAAAGCAAG TGAAGCCCGAGGCCTGGCTGTCCAGCGGCCCCTCTCCTGCTCCTGGCCGGCTGCTGCTGGTGTGCCACGTCTCGGGATTCCACCCTAAGCCCGTGTGGGTGATGTGGATGCGGGGTGAGCAGGAGCAGCCGGGCACTCAGCGAGGAGACGTCCTGCCCAACGCTGATGAGACGTGGTGGGTCCGGGTGACCCTGGATGTGGCAGCTGGAGAGGCGTCTGGCCTGGCCTGCCGCGTGAGACACAGCAGTCTAGGCGGCCAAGACATCATCCTCTATTGGG